Proteins encoded together in one Deinococcus irradiatisoli window:
- a CDS encoding DNA glycosylase AlkZ-like family protein, with protein sequence MSVSLVHLRAAALRTLQVQPDLQTALHTLGFVQADPIRAPARAQDLTLMQRVGGYRAGDLERHYPDLDVEEDMLPNYGFFPRSVQAALHPRGEVQRRIEQQAPGLSAEVLAFVQGHPAGEAHPREVQAHFGAARVGNAWGGQSSATTRALEGLHHQGLLRVTRRVGGVRLYGPAPHLEAVRTSPAAPHERARQVVRLLVRLYGPLPQVSLGYLLSLSGYGVPHLKTELRTAFKQLLEGELQSQTVEGVKYVWDADLPLDDGGDSGVRLVGPFDPLVWDRRRFAHLHGWTYKFEAYTKPEKRVLGYYALPLFQRERAVGWANLKVERGELSSELGFIPGVRQTAALRKGIAAELERYRRFLALPT encoded by the coding sequence ATGTCCGTGTCGCTGGTCCACCTCCGCGCCGCCGCTCTGCGCACCCTCCAGGTCCAGCCAGACCTCCAGACGGCCCTGCATACGCTGGGCTTCGTGCAGGCCGACCCGATCCGCGCGCCGGCCCGCGCCCAGGACCTGACCCTGATGCAGCGGGTCGGGGGCTACCGGGCCGGCGACCTGGAGCGCCACTACCCCGACCTCGACGTGGAAGAGGACATGCTGCCGAACTACGGCTTCTTTCCGCGCTCGGTGCAGGCGGCGCTGCATCCGCGCGGCGAGGTCCAGCGCCGCATCGAGCAGCAGGCGCCGGGGCTGAGCGCCGAGGTGCTGGCCTTCGTGCAGGGCCACCCGGCGGGTGAAGCGCATCCCCGCGAGGTGCAGGCCCACTTCGGCGCGGCGCGGGTGGGCAACGCCTGGGGCGGGCAGAGCAGCGCCACCACCCGCGCCCTGGAGGGCCTGCACCACCAGGGCCTGCTGCGGGTCACCCGGCGCGTCGGCGGCGTGCGGCTCTACGGCCCCGCCCCACACCTGGAAGCAGTCCGGACTTCCCCGGCGGCGCCCCACGAGCGCGCCCGTCAGGTGGTGCGCCTGCTGGTCCGGCTCTACGGCCCGCTGCCCCAGGTGAGCCTGGGCTACCTGCTCTCACTGAGCGGGTACGGCGTGCCGCACCTCAAGACCGAGCTGCGAACCGCGTTCAAGCAGCTGCTGGAAGGCGAGCTGCAGTCGCAGACGGTGGAGGGCGTGAAGTACGTCTGGGACGCCGATCTGCCGCTGGACGATGGGGGTGACAGCGGCGTGCGGCTCGTCGGGCCGTTCGATCCGCTGGTGTGGGACCGGCGCCGCTTTGCCCACCTGCACGGCTGGACCTACAAGTTCGAGGCCTACACCAAGCCCGAGAAGCGGGTGCTCGGTTACTACGCCCTGCCGTTGTTTCAGCGCGAGCGGGCGGTGGGCTGGGCCAACCTGAAAGTGGAACGGGGAGAGTTGAGCAGCGAACTCGGCTTCATTCCCGGCGTGCGGCAGACCGCCGCGCTCAGGAAAGGCATCGCTGCCGAACTGGAGCGCTACCGCCGCTTTCTGGCGTTACCGACCTGA
- the fni gene encoding type 2 isopentenyl-diphosphate Delta-isomerase has translation MTGEATKLRKLRHIEACLRPESQYQGVSTGLEAVVWPYRALPELDLEQVDLSTTFLGKPLSAPVLIGAMTGGADKSALINRHLAQAAQRLGVGLMLGSQRVMLERPEAQASFQVRAWAPDALLIGNLGAAQLLKGYGAAEIMRAAKLIGADALAIHANPLQEALQPGGDTRWAGLSVRLREVVPQVGLPLLLKEVGHGLSAEVARLAVGAGFAALDVAGAGGTSWARVEELVRYGEVRTPDLCEVGLPTAQALREVRAAAPGTPLIASGGIRSGLDAARALLLGAQVVAVARPLLAPALDSAEAVEAWLRQFIHELRVALFVGGFGSVKALEHRAAVGPAILSGR, from the coding sequence ATGACCGGCGAAGCGACCAAGCTGCGCAAGCTGCGCCATATCGAAGCCTGCCTGCGCCCCGAGAGCCAGTACCAGGGCGTGAGCACCGGTCTGGAAGCGGTGGTCTGGCCTTACCGGGCCCTGCCGGAACTCGATCTGGAGCAGGTCGACCTTTCCACCACCTTTCTCGGCAAACCCCTGAGCGCCCCGGTGCTGATCGGCGCGATGACCGGCGGCGCCGACAAATCGGCCCTGATCAACCGCCACCTGGCCCAGGCCGCCCAGCGGCTCGGCGTGGGGCTGATGCTGGGCAGCCAGCGGGTGATGCTGGAGCGCCCCGAGGCGCAGGCGAGTTTCCAGGTGCGGGCCTGGGCGCCCGACGCCCTCCTGATCGGCAACCTCGGCGCGGCGCAGCTGCTCAAGGGGTACGGCGCCGCCGAGATCATGCGCGCCGCCAAGCTGATCGGCGCCGACGCGCTGGCGATTCACGCCAATCCCCTGCAGGAAGCCTTGCAGCCCGGCGGCGATACCCGCTGGGCCGGTCTGTCGGTTCGCCTGCGCGAGGTGGTGCCTCAAGTGGGGCTGCCGCTGCTACTCAAGGAAGTCGGGCACGGCCTGAGCGCCGAGGTGGCCCGCCTCGCCGTGGGTGCGGGCTTCGCGGCGCTCGACGTGGCCGGCGCCGGCGGCACCAGCTGGGCGCGGGTCGAGGAACTGGTGCGCTACGGCGAGGTCCGCACCCCGGATTTGTGCGAAGTGGGCCTTCCCACCGCCCAGGCGCTGCGCGAAGTGCGCGCCGCCGCGCCGGGCACGCCGCTGATCGCTTCCGGCGGTATTCGCAGCGGTCTGGACGCCGCCAGAGCGCTGCTCCTCGGCGCGCAGGTGGTGGCGGTGGCCCGCCCGCTGCTGGCCCCGGCCCTGGACAGCGCCGAGGCGGTCGAAGCCTGGCTGCGGCAGTTCATTCACGAGTTGCGCGTGGCCCTGTTCGTGGGCGGCTTCGGCAGCGTAAAGGCGCTGGAGCACCGGGCCGCCGTGGGTCCGGCCATCCTGTCAGGTCGGTAA
- a CDS encoding lincosamide nucleotidyltransferase Lnu(F) has product MLVQHAWIEQVRCLARADERLVAALTYGSFTKGEGDGFSDIEFWLFVRDDALAELDRVGWVGAVASPLAVLENLPHALTLAIFEGYRRGEFHFAPASRMGEVRSWAENGPFPSPEAMLLLDRTGELYGHLQYLHDHPPQHGGPREVQGVLDSFINWSVQGAQVLRRGEYARALGTLGVLHVHLLQLARLVEGTTLHWPTPSKGVEADLSGGAYRRFSACTASVEPRELERAYTQAWEWGKELAGTLLGWMGRRWPSTFDVPFEALASTLEVTTTVARPGDGN; this is encoded by the coding sequence ATGCTCGTTCAGCACGCGTGGATTGAACAGGTGCGCTGCCTGGCCCGAGCCGACGAGCGCCTGGTCGCCGCCCTCACCTACGGTTCGTTCACCAAGGGCGAGGGCGACGGGTTCAGCGACATCGAGTTCTGGCTGTTCGTTCGCGACGACGCCCTTGCCGAGCTTGATCGTGTCGGGTGGGTGGGGGCGGTCGCTTCACCCCTGGCCGTCTTGGAGAACCTTCCGCACGCCCTGACGCTCGCGATCTTTGAGGGCTACCGCCGGGGAGAATTCCATTTCGCACCGGCCAGCCGGATGGGCGAGGTGCGCTCCTGGGCGGAGAATGGCCCCTTTCCCTCACCCGAGGCGATGCTGCTCCTCGACCGGACGGGAGAACTCTACGGTCATCTTCAGTACCTGCATGACCATCCCCCGCAGCATGGTGGGCCGCGGGAGGTGCAGGGCGTGCTGGACAGCTTCATCAACTGGAGTGTGCAGGGCGCGCAGGTGCTGCGCCGGGGCGAGTATGCCCGGGCCCTGGGGACCCTGGGTGTGCTGCACGTTCACCTCCTTCAATTGGCACGGCTGGTGGAGGGCACGACACTGCACTGGCCCACCCCCAGCAAAGGAGTGGAGGCCGACCTGTCGGGCGGGGCTTACCGCCGGTTCAGCGCCTGCACGGCGTCGGTGGAACCCCGAGAGCTGGAGCGTGCCTACACGCAGGCGTGGGAGTGGGGAAAGGAACTGGCCGGAACGCTGCTGGGCTGGATGGGAAGGCGGTGGCCTTCAACCTTTGACGTTCCATTTGAAGCCCTGGCGAGCACGCTTGAGGTCACCACGACGGTGGCCAGGCCTGGGGACGGGAACTGA
- a CDS encoding amylosucrase, with the protein MTKPPKPNASPDAALLESPAPEAPRSEAAEAPRKSRAARKTPVKSGAPMPDPVQVSLAISEAAKDASPLPVPTPTKAARKPRPAKAAVPSPAGPAQSEPAPTESAAPKAKPAPRKPKAPAAAPATPEVAQEEARPEPAAEPVPPEVPADAPTPPLSSEATLDPRDADTFAIRLERYRADLEGSLRSVYGAEQLVALWPRLEALLRRALAERPADLRRLDEARLLRPDWLQVPEMIGYVAYADRFAGTLEGVGEHLNYLEELGVKYLHLMPLLKPRVGENDGGYAVQDYRAVREDLGSMADLKALASRLRRRGISLELDLVMNHVAQEHGWAVRARAGEQKYRDYFLMFENRDLPDLYERTLPEIFPDFAPGNFTWNDEAQRWVWTTFNSYQWDLNWANPEVFLEFVDIILYLANQGVEIFRLDAIAFIWKRMWTDSQNQPEVHDLTRALRACARIVAPAVAFKAEAIVAPGDLIAYLGRRDHHGKVSDMAYHNSLMVQLWSSLASGNTRLFEQALSAFAPKPTNTTWGMYVRCHDDIGWAISDHDAGMAGTTGPGHRAFLSDFYSGEWPGSFARGQVFQANPRTGDRRISGTAASLAGLEAAQTEEDIDLALRRLRLLHAVTLGYGGVPLIYMGDELALLNDERYLDVPEHAQDNRWLHRPAMDWHKAEERFDVATSSGRMYAALQRLIRARRQLPHLHASIEAQIVPSPNEHTLLFRRDHPLGSMLAMYNFSPEFQPLPAPLLRAIVGDYPRDALSGHEWNLTNPEVALEPYGAYWLIEQTR; encoded by the coding sequence ATGACCAAGCCGCCCAAACCGAACGCTTCGCCCGACGCCGCTCTCCTGGAGAGCCCCGCGCCCGAAGCGCCACGCTCAGAGGCTGCCGAGGCGCCCAGGAAATCCAGAGCGGCCCGCAAAACGCCCGTCAAGTCCGGCGCCCCGATGCCCGATCCGGTGCAGGTGAGCCTTGCCATCAGCGAAGCGGCCAAAGACGCTTCCCCTTTGCCGGTGCCCACGCCCACCAAAGCCGCCCGCAAGCCGCGCCCTGCCAAAGCCGCCGTGCCCAGCCCTGCCGGGCCTGCCCAGAGCGAGCCCGCTCCCACCGAATCCGCAGCGCCCAAGGCCAAACCCGCTCCCCGGAAACCCAAAGCGCCCGCCGCTGCCCCGGCGACGCCCGAGGTGGCCCAGGAAGAGGCCCGGCCGGAACCCGCTGCCGAGCCGGTTCCTCCCGAGGTTCCCGCCGATGCGCCGACGCCCCCTCTTTCCAGCGAGGCCACCCTCGACCCTCGCGACGCCGACACCTTCGCCATCCGCCTGGAGCGCTACCGCGCCGATCTCGAAGGCAGCCTCAGAAGCGTCTACGGCGCCGAGCAGCTCGTCGCGCTGTGGCCCCGGCTCGAAGCGCTGCTGCGCCGCGCCTTGGCCGAGCGTCCCGCCGACCTGAGGCGCCTCGACGAAGCCCGGCTGCTGCGCCCGGACTGGTTGCAGGTGCCGGAGATGATCGGCTACGTGGCCTACGCCGACCGCTTCGCCGGCACGCTGGAAGGCGTGGGTGAGCACCTCAACTACCTTGAGGAACTCGGCGTCAAATACCTGCACCTGATGCCGCTCCTGAAGCCGCGCGTCGGCGAGAACGACGGCGGCTACGCCGTGCAGGACTACCGCGCCGTGCGCGAGGACCTGGGCAGCATGGCCGACCTCAAGGCGCTGGCTTCCAGACTGCGCCGCCGGGGCATCAGCCTGGAGCTCGATCTGGTGATGAACCACGTCGCCCAGGAGCACGGGTGGGCGGTGCGCGCCCGGGCCGGCGAGCAGAAGTACCGCGACTACTTCCTGATGTTCGAGAACCGCGACCTGCCCGACCTCTACGAGCGCACCCTGCCGGAAATCTTTCCCGATTTCGCGCCGGGCAACTTCACCTGGAACGACGAAGCGCAGCGCTGGGTCTGGACGACCTTCAACAGCTACCAGTGGGACCTCAACTGGGCCAACCCCGAGGTCTTTCTGGAGTTCGTGGACATCATCCTCTACCTCGCCAACCAGGGGGTGGAGATTTTCCGGCTCGACGCCATCGCTTTTATCTGGAAGCGGATGTGGACCGATTCGCAAAACCAGCCGGAAGTCCACGACCTGACCCGCGCCCTGCGCGCCTGCGCCCGCATCGTGGCCCCGGCGGTGGCCTTCAAGGCCGAGGCGATCGTGGCGCCCGGCGACCTGATCGCCTACCTGGGCCGGCGCGACCACCACGGCAAGGTCTCGGACATGGCCTACCACAACTCGCTGATGGTGCAGTTGTGGAGCAGCCTGGCCAGCGGCAACACCCGGCTCTTCGAGCAGGCGCTCTCGGCCTTTGCGCCCAAGCCCACCAACACCACCTGGGGCATGTACGTGCGCTGCCACGACGACATCGGCTGGGCCATCAGCGACCACGACGCCGGCATGGCCGGCACCACCGGCCCCGGCCACCGGGCCTTTCTGAGCGACTTCTACAGCGGCGAGTGGCCGGGGTCGTTCGCGCGCGGCCAGGTGTTTCAGGCCAATCCGCGCACCGGCGACCGGCGCATCAGCGGCACGGCGGCCAGCCTCGCCGGGCTGGAAGCCGCCCAGACGGAAGAAGACATCGACCTCGCCCTCCGGCGCCTGCGCCTGCTGCACGCCGTGACGCTGGGCTACGGCGGCGTGCCGCTGATCTACATGGGTGACGAACTGGCGCTGCTCAACGACGAGCGTTACCTGGACGTGCCGGAACACGCCCAGGACAACCGCTGGCTGCACCGCCCGGCGATGGACTGGCACAAGGCCGAGGAGCGCTTCGACGTGGCGACGTCCAGCGGCCGGATGTACGCCGCCCTGCAACGCCTCATCCGTGCCCGCCGCCAGTTGCCGCACCTGCACGCCAGCATCGAGGCGCAGATCGTGCCCAGCCCCAACGAACACACGCTGCTCTTCAGGCGCGACCACCCGCTGGGCAGCATGCTGGCGATGTACAACTTCAGCCCCGAGTTTCAGCCGCTGCCGGCCCCGCTGCTGCGGGCCATCGTGGGCGATTACCCCCGCGACGCGCTGAGCGGTCACGAGTGGAACCTGACCAATCCGGAAGTCGCCCTCGAACCTTACGGCGCCTACTGGCTGATCGAGCAGACGCGCTGA
- a CDS encoding M16 family metallopeptidase → MKRLLSSMLALSAALAGPPVLASMTGGAGAPQTGAAAPAPVVTPSDFSLTRDVKRTVLSNGLTVLTKEVHGAPIVTVQVFYKIGSRNEAPGVNGIAHQLEHLMFKGTTDRPVQFGRLLGALGADFNAFTYYDQTAYHETVEREKAGAALQLEADRMVNAKIDPAALTSERNVVLSEIEGDENDPSYRLERAVQAAAFPGSPYGLTVGGTRKDIEGFTSEEVNAYYKQYYSPQYATLIVVGDFQTGEMMKQIEAAFGKLGTPGTAPVGISAPLVPGGSEATLGKTPPAAPIVLKEAGATPLLNAVYPLPDVSSPDAPALKVLDYVLLSGRTSKLYQSMFESGLAADGGTLPYQFARGGWYTFSFTPTPDTDLAQLDAALLKTLADVRDHPVSDEEIRRAKTSITTGTLLDTRSIDAQATSLGIDATTAGDYQYTDKFLSALQQVTAADVQRVAQKYLQDGARTVGYFEPTKAEEGAGNAASAGGATQEAFNAGPPVDPAEVAKYLPAFQPSGQASVTLPEKYTLGNGMTIMLLRDTSTPTVSLSASVKAGREFDSDANAGLVDLVAANLLSGTQTRDELTLAKLLDDVGAQLSPAANRFGVQIGGASRDQDLPVLIEGLADILQHATFPEAQFKRSQARAIQGARQGDDDPGSVALKVFRKTVYPPGNPWQVFSTPETLAALTRQGALDFYKTHYRPDATVLTLVGNFDPAQVKALLNQKFGDWTASGAAPDVTYPVIGKPAGIVKAQSDLPGKTQAVTYLGYQSIARSDPRYYASLVLGDVLGGSTLSSRLGTELRDKQGLTYGVGSGFSALKQPGAFYISMQTNPKDTDKAVQGALGILRDVRDNGLTPTEVSTSKNALLSSYTVGLSNPAALAATFTGLVSDGLPLSELTDYQAKINAVTPAAVNQAAKELLDPDNIVIVTAGPVAK, encoded by the coding sequence ATGAAACGACTGCTGAGTTCCATGCTGGCGCTGAGCGCCGCCCTCGCCGGCCCCCCCGTTCTGGCCAGCATGACCGGCGGCGCGGGCGCGCCCCAGACCGGAGCCGCCGCGCCCGCGCCGGTGGTGACGCCCAGCGACTTCAGCCTCACCCGCGACGTGAAGCGCACGGTGCTGAGTAACGGCCTGACGGTGCTGACCAAGGAAGTCCACGGCGCGCCGATCGTGACGGTGCAGGTCTTTTACAAGATCGGCTCGCGCAACGAGGCGCCCGGCGTCAACGGCATCGCCCACCAGCTCGAACATCTGATGTTCAAGGGCACCACCGACCGCCCGGTGCAGTTCGGCCGCCTGCTCGGCGCGCTGGGCGCGGATTTCAACGCCTTTACCTACTACGACCAGACCGCCTACCACGAAACCGTCGAGCGCGAAAAAGCCGGCGCGGCCCTGCAACTCGAAGCCGACCGGATGGTCAACGCCAAGATCGACCCGGCGGCGCTGACCAGCGAGCGCAACGTGGTGCTCTCGGAAATCGAGGGCGACGAGAACGACCCTTCCTACCGCCTGGAGCGGGCGGTGCAGGCGGCGGCCTTTCCCGGCTCGCCCTACGGCCTCACGGTGGGCGGCACCCGCAAGGACATCGAGGGCTTTACCTCCGAGGAAGTCAACGCCTACTACAAGCAGTACTACTCGCCGCAGTACGCCACCCTGATCGTGGTGGGCGACTTTCAGACTGGCGAGATGATGAAGCAGATCGAGGCGGCCTTCGGCAAGCTCGGCACCCCCGGCACCGCGCCGGTGGGAATCAGCGCGCCACTGGTGCCGGGCGGCAGCGAGGCCACCCTCGGCAAGACGCCGCCCGCCGCGCCGATCGTGCTCAAGGAAGCCGGGGCCACCCCGCTGCTCAACGCCGTGTACCCGCTGCCGGACGTGAGCAGCCCCGACGCGCCGGCCCTCAAGGTGCTCGACTACGTGCTGCTCTCCGGGCGCACCAGCAAGCTGTATCAGTCGATGTTCGAATCGGGGCTGGCGGCCGACGGCGGCACCTTGCCCTACCAGTTCGCGCGCGGCGGCTGGTACACCTTCAGCTTCACGCCCACCCCCGACACCGACCTCGCCCAGCTCGACGCCGCGCTGCTCAAGACGCTGGCCGACGTGCGCGACCACCCGGTGAGCGACGAGGAGATCCGCCGGGCCAAAACCAGCATCACCACCGGCACCCTGCTGGATACCCGCTCGATCGACGCGCAGGCCACCTCGCTGGGCATCGACGCCACCACCGCCGGCGATTACCAGTACACCGACAAGTTCCTCTCGGCGCTGCAACAGGTCACGGCTGCCGACGTGCAGCGGGTGGCGCAGAAGTACCTGCAAGACGGCGCCCGCACGGTGGGCTACTTCGAGCCGACCAAAGCCGAAGAGGGCGCGGGCAACGCCGCCAGCGCAGGCGGAGCCACCCAGGAAGCCTTCAACGCCGGGCCGCCGGTGGACCCGGCCGAGGTCGCTAAGTACCTGCCTGCCTTTCAGCCCTCGGGCCAGGCCAGCGTCACCCTGCCGGAGAAGTACACCCTCGGTAACGGCATGACCATCATGCTGCTGCGCGACACCAGTACCCCCACCGTGAGCCTGAGCGCCAGCGTCAAGGCCGGGCGCGAGTTCGACAGCGACGCCAACGCCGGGCTGGTGGACCTGGTGGCCGCCAACCTGCTCTCCGGCACCCAGACCCGCGACGAACTGACCCTCGCCAAACTGCTCGACGACGTGGGTGCCCAGCTCTCCCCCGCCGCCAACCGCTTCGGGGTGCAGATCGGCGGCGCCAGCCGCGACCAGGACCTGCCGGTGCTGATCGAAGGGCTTGCCGATATCCTGCAGCACGCCACCTTTCCCGAGGCCCAGTTCAAGCGCTCGCAGGCCCGCGCCATTCAGGGCGCCCGGCAGGGCGACGACGATCCCGGCAGCGTGGCGCTCAAGGTGTTTCGCAAAACCGTGTATCCGCCGGGCAATCCCTGGCAGGTGTTCAGCACGCCCGAAACCCTCGCGGCGCTGACCCGGCAAGGCGCCCTGGACTTCTACAAGACCCACTACCGCCCCGACGCCACGGTGCTGACCCTGGTGGGCAACTTCGATCCGGCGCAGGTCAAGGCGCTGCTCAACCAGAAGTTCGGCGACTGGACCGCTTCCGGCGCCGCACCCGACGTGACGTATCCGGTGATCGGCAAGCCCGCCGGCATCGTCAAGGCCCAGAGCGACCTCCCCGGCAAGACGCAGGCGGTGACGTACCTGGGCTACCAGAGCATCGCCCGCTCGGACCCGCGCTACTACGCTTCGCTGGTGCTGGGCGACGTGCTGGGCGGCAGCACCCTGTCGAGCCGTCTGGGCACCGAGCTGCGCGACAAGCAGGGCCTGACTTACGGGGTGGGCAGCGGCTTCTCGGCGCTCAAGCAGCCGGGCGCGTTCTACATCTCGATGCAGACCAACCCCAAGGACACCGACAAGGCGGTGCAGGGCGCGCTGGGCATCCTGCGGGACGTGCGCGACAACGGCCTGACGCCCACCGAGGTGAGCACCTCCAAGAACGCCCTGCTCAGCAGCTACACCGTGGGCCTATCCAACCCGGCCGCGCTGGCCGCAACGTTCACCGGCCTGGTTTCCGACGGACTGCCGCTGAGCGAACTCACCGACTATCAGGCCAAGATCAACGCGGTGACGCCCGCGGCGGTCAACCAGGCCGCCAAAGAGCTGCTCGACCCCGACAACATCGTGATCGTGACGGCCGGGCCGGTCGCCAAGTAA